In the Ilumatobacteraceae bacterium genome, one interval contains:
- the gap gene encoding type I glyceraldehyde-3-phosphate dehydrogenase: MTVRVGINGFGRIGRNFFRAAKERNADIDFVAVNDLGSLDTMAHLLKYDSVMGTLPQKIRATKTGLRVGNDSLRVLSERNPADLPWGDLDVDVVIESTGFFTKRDDAAKHVDAGAGRVIVSAPSAGADLTVVYGVNHKDFDKKQHQVISNASCTTNCFVPLVKVLDDAFGVTNGLMTTIHAYTGDQQLVDGPHSDLRRARGAAINIVPTSTGAARATSLVMESMKGKLDGTSFRVPVPTGSITDFTANLKKKASVDDINAAYAAAAAKGDLKGILRYTEDPIVSSDIVGDPASSIFDAGMTMVNGKMAKVCSWYDNEWGYSNRLVDLVLHVGR; encoded by the coding sequence ACGGTGCGAGTTGGCATCAACGGCTTCGGTCGAATCGGGCGGAACTTCTTCCGTGCAGCGAAAGAACGCAATGCGGACATCGACTTCGTCGCGGTGAACGATCTCGGGTCGCTCGACACGATGGCCCACCTCCTGAAGTACGACTCGGTCATGGGCACGCTGCCGCAGAAGATCCGGGCCACCAAGACCGGCCTGCGCGTCGGCAACGACTCGCTGCGTGTGCTGTCCGAGCGCAACCCGGCCGATCTGCCGTGGGGCGACCTCGACGTCGATGTCGTCATCGAGTCGACCGGCTTCTTCACCAAGCGCGACGACGCCGCCAAGCACGTCGACGCGGGTGCCGGCCGGGTCATCGTGTCGGCCCCGTCGGCGGGTGCCGACCTGACGGTCGTGTACGGCGTCAACCACAAGGACTTCGACAAGAAGCAGCACCAGGTGATCTCCAACGCCAGCTGCACCACGAACTGTTTCGTGCCGCTCGTCAAGGTGCTCGACGACGCGTTCGGCGTGACCAACGGTCTGATGACGACGATCCACGCCTACACCGGCGACCAGCAGCTGGTCGACGGCCCGCACAGCGACCTGCGTCGGGCCCGCGGTGCGGCGATCAACATCGTGCCGACCAGCACGGGTGCAGCCCGGGCGACGAGCCTCGTGATGGAGTCGATGAAGGGCAAGCTCGACGGCACCTCGTTCCGCGTGCCGGTGCCGACCGGCTCGATCACCGACTTCACCGCCAACCTGAAGAAGAAGGCATCGGTCGACGACATCAACGCCGCCTACGCCGCCGCTGCCGCCAAGGGTGATCTCAAGGGCATCCTGCGCTACACCGAGGACCCGATCGTGTCGAGCGACATCGTCGGTGACCCGGCCTCGTCGATCTTCGATGCGGGCATGACCATGGTCAACGGCAAGATGGCCAAGGTCTGCTCGTGGTACGACAACGAATGGGGCTACTCCAACCGCCTCGTCGACCTCGTGCTGCACGTGGGGCGCTGA
- a CDS encoding phosphoglycerate kinase, whose product MINGIPTLEDLGDIEGHRILVRTDFNVPIDGDRIVDDFRIRAALPTIQWLQQAGGKVVCASHLGRPKGEPDPKYSMDPVRARLAELAPGVELLENLRFDAGETANDDAFVAKLVDGVDLYVNDAFGASHRAHASIVGPPKTLPSAMGRLLAKEVEILGGLRDRPKRPFVAVLGGAKISDKLGVVEALLDTVDSLVIGGAMCFTFFAAQGKSIGDSLYEPDQVDTCKRILAESGDKIHLPDDLVGVDASGEFATFGTQLPDGAKGFDIGPGSAAAFTDVIMDARMVFWNGPMGMFEDERFANGTKTVAQAMADTKAFTVVGGGDSAAALAQFRLDDEVDHVSTGGGASLELLELGDLPGLAALRSAPNA is encoded by the coding sequence GTGATCAACGGCATTCCGACGCTGGAGGACCTCGGCGACATCGAGGGCCACCGCATCCTGGTCCGCACCGACTTCAACGTGCCGATCGACGGTGATCGCATCGTCGACGACTTCCGCATCCGGGCCGCGCTGCCGACCATCCAGTGGTTGCAGCAGGCCGGTGGCAAGGTCGTGTGCGCCAGCCATCTCGGGCGCCCGAAGGGCGAGCCGGACCCGAAGTACTCGATGGACCCGGTGCGGGCTCGGTTGGCCGAGCTCGCACCGGGTGTCGAGTTGCTCGAGAACCTGCGCTTCGATGCGGGCGAGACCGCCAACGACGACGCGTTCGTGGCGAAGCTGGTCGACGGCGTCGACCTCTACGTCAATGACGCGTTCGGTGCCTCGCACCGCGCACACGCGTCGATCGTCGGGCCCCCCAAGACGTTGCCGTCGGCGATGGGCCGGTTGCTCGCCAAGGAGGTCGAGATCCTGGGCGGTCTGCGCGACCGCCCGAAGCGCCCCTTCGTGGCCGTGCTCGGCGGCGCCAAGATCTCCGACAAGCTGGGCGTGGTCGAAGCGCTGCTCGACACCGTCGACTCGTTGGTGATCGGCGGGGCGATGTGTTTCACGTTCTTCGCCGCGCAGGGCAAATCGATCGGCGACTCCCTGTACGAGCCGGACCAGGTCGACACGTGCAAGCGGATCCTCGCCGAGAGCGGCGACAAGATCCATCTGCCCGACGACCTCGTCGGGGTCGACGCATCCGGCGAGTTCGCGACGTTCGGCACGCAGTTGCCCGACGGTGCGAAGGGGTTCGACATCGGCCCGGGTTCCGCGGCTGCGTTCACCGACGTGATCATGGACGCCCGCATGGTGTTCTGGAACGGCCCGATGGGCATGTTCGAAGACGAACGGTTCGCGAACGGCACCAAGACCGTTGCGCAGGCGATGGCCGACACCAAGGCGTTCACCGTCGTCGGAGGTGGCGACTCGGCGGCAGCGCTGGCCCAGTTCCGGCTCGACGACGAGGTCGACCACGTGTCGACCGGAGGCGGCGCGAGCCTCGAACTCCTCGAGCTCGGCGACCTGCCGGGCCTCGCCGCCCTCCGCAGCGCCCCGAACGCCTGA
- the tpiA gene encoding triose-phosphate isomerase yields MTKRTPIISGNWKMNLNHFEAIQTVQKLHYSLPKEIYEQVDVSVHPPFTDIRSVQTVIEADSLELLLGAQHCHHEDAGAFTGEVSPAFLAKLDVKYVICGHSERREIFGETDETVNAKVRAILRHGMTPIMCCGETLEQREADETEAVVLGQVAAGLTKVKADQVAAMVIAYEPIWAIGTGKTATSDDAQAVCHAIRGAIGAQFGAETAAAVRIQYGGSVKAGTTEELMAQPDVDGALVGGASLDPDEFARIVQIAAG; encoded by the coding sequence ATGACCAAGCGAACTCCCATCATCTCCGGCAACTGGAAGATGAACCTCAACCACTTCGAGGCGATCCAGACCGTGCAGAAGCTGCACTACTCGCTGCCGAAGGAGATCTACGAGCAGGTCGACGTGAGCGTGCACCCGCCGTTCACCGACATCCGCAGCGTGCAGACCGTGATCGAGGCCGACAGTCTCGAGCTGCTCTTGGGTGCCCAGCACTGCCACCACGAGGACGCCGGAGCGTTCACCGGCGAGGTGTCGCCCGCATTCCTGGCCAAGCTCGACGTCAAGTACGTGATCTGCGGCCACAGCGAACGCCGCGAGATCTTCGGTGAGACCGACGAGACGGTCAACGCCAAGGTGCGGGCCATCCTCAGGCACGGCATGACGCCGATCATGTGCTGCGGGGAGACGCTCGAACAGCGCGAGGCCGACGAGACCGAAGCGGTCGTGCTCGGCCAGGTGGCCGCCGGCCTCACCAAGGTCAAGGCCGACCAAGTCGCCGCGATGGTGATCGCCTACGAACCGATCTGGGCGATCGGCACCGGCAAGACGGCGACTTCCGACGACGCACAGGCGGTGTGTCACGCGATCCGCGGCGCGATCGGTGCCCAGTTCGGCGCCGAGACCGCGGCCGCGGTGCGGATCCAGTACGGCGGGTCGGTCAAGGCCGGCACCACCGAAGAGCTGATGGCGCAACCCGACGTCGACGGTGCGCTGGTCGGGGGAGCGAGCCTTGACCCCGACGAGTTCGCTCGAATCGTGCAGATCGCGGCCGGCTGA
- a CDS encoding ABC transporter substrate-binding protein produces MKTRRSTKLFATVAAASLVLAACGGDDDDAGDDDTTEADDTADGSADEPTDDGDEPTDDGDEPTDDGDEPTGDGDEPTDDGDEPTDDGDEPAGQAVAYGNAQEFSNYNNGLASSNSVKNTIVLTQVLPAPFNFAGPGGELQMDEEFVDAVNVVSDDPQVIEYVINADAVWSDGDPIDCNDFYFGWASSNGTYKQLDDEGNPVVDEESGSELGLFEVAGTGGYEDIESVECSDDGKTVTTSYSAIYSDWRALFAGLLPAHIIEAAAGAEPGGSVEAFQSDNLEAITAMAEFHNNGWSLNPGELKPEIMPSGGKLIIDSWEAGASLTLVPNENYWGTMANGPVTIRYIAEEAQAQALANGEINAMDPQPTPDLLAQLQGTDGVVVETGNQYVWEHFDFNFNTAFGNRDVREAFAKCLPRQQMVSNLIQPLVPDAQILNNRTIQEFEAAYVDNSGGQFDEVDIEGAAALLAGSGEALPIDVRVGWFDNGGNQRRTDQVALTVESCNQVEGFNVIDAGSETFFDVELSAGDWDVAMFAWAGSPLKSGQDAIYGCEGGINFTGYCSEEVDAVAAAINAELDADAQLELSNELDVLIWEDLVTIPVFSFPGVAAWSENAENIVYNPSNNGLMWNAASWQLS; encoded by the coding sequence GTGAAGACCCGCAGGAGTACCAAACTCTTCGCTACGGTCGCCGCTGCATCGCTCGTTCTCGCCGCTTGTGGCGGAGACGACGACGACGCCGGTGACGACGACACGACCGAGGCCGACGACACGGCTGACGGCAGCGCTGACGAGCCGACCGACGACGGCGATGAGCCGACCGACGACGGCGATGAGCCGACCGACGACGGCGATGAGCCGACCGGCGACGGCGATGAGCCGACCGACGACGGCGACGAGCCGACCGACGACGGCGACGAGCCGGCCGGCCAGGCAGTTGCGTACGGCAACGCGCAGGAGTTCAGCAACTACAACAACGGTCTCGCATCGAGCAACTCGGTGAAGAACACGATCGTGCTGACGCAGGTGCTCCCGGCGCCGTTCAACTTCGCCGGCCCCGGTGGCGAGCTGCAGATGGACGAAGAGTTCGTCGACGCCGTCAACGTGGTCAGCGATGACCCGCAGGTCATCGAGTACGTCATCAACGCCGACGCCGTCTGGTCCGATGGTGATCCCATCGACTGCAACGACTTCTACTTCGGTTGGGCATCGAGCAACGGCACCTACAAGCAGCTCGACGACGAGGGCAACCCCGTCGTCGACGAGGAGTCGGGCTCCGAGCTCGGTCTCTTCGAGGTCGCCGGCACCGGTGGCTACGAAGACATCGAGTCGGTCGAGTGCTCGGATGACGGCAAGACCGTCACCACCTCGTACAGCGCGATCTACTCCGACTGGCGTGCCCTGTTCGCCGGTCTGCTGCCGGCCCACATCATCGAGGCTGCGGCAGGTGCCGAGCCCGGCGGTTCGGTCGAGGCGTTCCAGTCGGACAACCTCGAGGCGATCACCGCGATGGCCGAGTTCCACAACAACGGTTGGTCGCTGAACCCGGGTGAACTGAAGCCCGAGATCATGCCGTCCGGTGGCAAGCTCATCATCGACTCGTGGGAAGCGGGCGCCAGCCTGACCCTCGTGCCGAACGAGAACTACTGGGGCACCATGGCCAACGGCCCGGTGACGATCCGCTACATCGCCGAAGAGGCACAGGCCCAGGCGCTCGCCAACGGCGAGATCAACGCCATGGACCCGCAGCCGACCCCTGACCTGCTCGCGCAGCTCCAGGGCACCGACGGCGTCGTGGTCGAGACCGGCAACCAGTACGTCTGGGAGCACTTCGACTTCAACTTCAACACGGCGTTCGGTAACCGCGACGTGCGTGAGGCGTTCGCGAAGTGCCTCCCCCGCCAGCAGATGGTGTCGAACCTGATCCAGCCGCTCGTGCCCGATGCGCAGATCCTCAACAACCGCACGATCCAGGAGTTCGAGGCGGCATACGTCGACAACTCCGGTGGCCAGTTCGACGAGGTCGACATCGAGGGCGCGGCGGCACTGCTCGCCGGTTCCGGTGAGGCCCTGCCGATCGACGTCCGCGTCGGCTGGTTCGACAACGGTGGCAACCAGCGTCGTACCGACCAGGTCGCCCTGACGGTCGAGAGCTGCAACCAGGTCGAGGGCTTCAACGTCATCGACGCCGGTTCGGAGACGTTCTTCGACGTCGAGCTGTCGGCCGGCGACTGGGACGTCGCCATGTTCGCATGGGCCGGTAGCCCGCTGAAGTCCGGCCAGGACGCGATCTACGGTTGCGAAGGTGGCATCAACTTCACCGGCTACTGCAGCGAGGAAGTCGACGCGGTCGCCGCGGCGATCAACGCCGAGCTCGACGCCGATGCACAGCTCGAGCTGTCGAACGAACTCGACGTTCTGATCTGGGAAGACCTGGTCACCATCCCGGTGTTCAGCTTCCCGGGTGTCGCCGCCTGGAGCGAGAACGCCGAGAACATCGTCTACAACCCGTCCAACAACGGGCTGATGTGGAACGCTGCTTCCTGGCAGCTCTCCTGA
- a CDS encoding ABC transporter permease produces the protein MFFFIVRRFLVSIPILLASTFLSFFLVTISGDPLAEYRQSRDPNREQTMAQMRKLLELDVPFHERYFSWLTGLFRGDFGVNRDGQDVWALLSQAMGTTFRLIILATLASILIGLVIGIITAVRQYSALDYTSTFAAFLFFSLPVFWLAVMLKEFGAIKLNNYLEEPGFSVVGIIVIGVLSGLIAAGLVGGALQRRAVAFFAVGAVMVGLFAVLDATDWIVNPGLSLPVVILLSLAGGVLAAMIYAPLSAQQVVISALAAASLAVVASLVFDSWIDDMTWTRMFLLTILTLGLGAATGAALGGEIDRRPAIRAGMTAAFLVGAIVSFDRFISAWEPGRTIATIGPKTPNLDAPFWETMVDYAGHQILPSLALALIGFATFMRFTRSSMLDTLKSDYVRTAKAKGLPGTQVIMRHAFRTALIPVMTVVTISFATIIEGAVITERVFAWKGMGSLFVEGLVDVDPYPVMGFLVITSVSIVLLNAVADIMYAYLDPRIRR, from the coding sequence ATGTTCTTCTTCATCGTTCGTCGATTCCTGGTGTCGATCCCGATCCTGTTGGCGTCGACGTTTCTTTCGTTCTTCCTGGTCACCATCTCCGGTGACCCCCTCGCCGAGTATCGCCAGTCGAGAGACCCGAACCGCGAGCAGACGATGGCGCAGATGCGCAAACTGCTCGAACTCGACGTGCCGTTCCACGAGCGGTACTTCTCCTGGCTCACCGGTCTGTTCCGTGGTGACTTCGGCGTCAACCGTGACGGCCAAGACGTCTGGGCACTGTTGTCCCAGGCGATGGGCACCACGTTCCGGCTGATCATCCTCGCGACCCTCGCGTCGATCCTGATCGGCCTCGTGATCGGCATCATCACGGCCGTTCGCCAGTACAGCGCCCTCGACTACACGTCGACCTTCGCTGCGTTCCTCTTCTTCTCCCTGCCGGTGTTCTGGCTCGCCGTGATGCTCAAGGAGTTCGGCGCCATCAAGCTGAACAACTACCTCGAGGAGCCCGGCTTCTCGGTGGTCGGCATCATCGTGATCGGCGTGTTGTCCGGGCTGATCGCCGCGGGCCTCGTCGGCGGGGCACTCCAACGACGAGCCGTCGCGTTCTTCGCCGTCGGCGCCGTCATGGTCGGCCTGTTCGCCGTGCTCGACGCCACCGACTGGATCGTCAACCCCGGCCTGTCGTTGCCGGTCGTCATCCTGCTGTCGCTCGCCGGTGGTGTGCTGGCCGCCATGATCTACGCGCCGCTCAGTGCGCAGCAGGTCGTCATCTCCGCGCTCGCCGCAGCGTCCCTCGCCGTCGTCGCCTCGCTCGTGTTCGATTCGTGGATCGACGACATGACCTGGACCCGCATGTTCCTGCTGACCATCCTGACCCTCGGTCTCGGTGCTGCAACCGGTGCCGCACTCGGTGGCGAGATCGACCGCCGTCCAGCGATCCGGGCCGGCATGACGGCGGCGTTCCTCGTCGGCGCGATCGTGTCGTTCGATCGCTTCATCTCCGCCTGGGAGCCCGGTCGCACCATCGCGACGATCGGTCCGAAGACGCCGAACCTCGACGCTCCGTTCTGGGAGACGATGGTCGACTACGCCGGTCACCAGATCCTGCCGTCGCTCGCGCTCGCGCTGATCGGGTTCGCCACGTTCATGCGGTTCACCCGCTCGTCGATGCTCGACACGTTGAAGTCCGATTACGTCCGCACGGCCAAGGCCAAGGGCCTGCCGGGTACGCAGGTCATCATGCGTCACGCATTCCGTACGGCACTCATTCCCGTGATGACCGTCGTCACGATCAGCTTCGCCACCATCATCGAGGGTGCGGTCATCACCGAGCGTGTCTTCGCCTGGAAGGGCATGGGTTCGCTCTTCGTCGAGGGCCTGGTCGACGTCGACCCGTACCCCGTCATGGGCTTCCTGGTCATCACGTCCGTCTCGATCGTGTTGCTGAACGCGGTCGCCGACATCATGTACGCCTATCTCGACCCCAGGATCCGCCGATGA
- a CDS encoding ABC transporter permease, giving the protein MNTENQGTPPITGEGNSSIAGSVVTDAMTYDETAIAGDIDREFTVESKTQRQLVISRFFRHRLAMVSLAILVAMVILAYVGLPLWKYPADKSGILEDGGRPTLDAIPWLDGDGLQLGEHPFGQDNIGRDYFAVTLRGAQQSLLIAAVAGLLATFIGTVVGGLAGYYRGWVDNVLMRFVDVLFTIPLLVVAAVLGRRIQSDSFLVVALIIALASWLTTSRVVRAEFMSLREKEFVEAARAMGASNSRIMWKHILPNVIGSVIVLGTLLISAAILVETALAYLGIGGGEISLGKQVSNYQTAFNTRPWLFWWPGLFIVTIALCINFIGDGLRDAFDPRQTRVRQ; this is encoded by the coding sequence ATGAACACCGAGAATCAGGGCACACCGCCGATCACGGGCGAGGGCAACTCCTCGATCGCCGGCAGTGTCGTCACCGACGCCATGACCTACGACGAGACCGCCATCGCCGGCGACATCGACCGAGAGTTCACGGTCGAATCCAAGACGCAGCGCCAACTCGTCATCTCCCGCTTCTTCCGCCACCGGTTGGCCATGGTCAGCCTCGCGATCCTGGTCGCGATGGTGATCCTCGCCTACGTCGGTCTGCCCCTGTGGAAGTACCCGGCCGACAAGAGCGGCATCCTCGAAGACGGTGGCCGCCCGACGCTCGACGCGATCCCGTGGCTCGACGGTGACGGGCTCCAGCTCGGTGAGCACCCGTTCGGCCAGGACAACATCGGTCGTGACTACTTCGCCGTGACGCTCCGTGGCGCCCAGCAGAGCCTGCTGATCGCCGCCGTCGCCGGTCTGCTGGCCACCTTCATCGGCACGGTCGTCGGCGGACTCGCCGGCTACTACCGCGGATGGGTCGACAACGTGCTCATGCGCTTCGTCGACGTGCTGTTCACGATCCCGCTCCTGGTCGTGGCCGCCGTGCTCGGCCGTCGCATCCAGTCCGACAGCTTCCTGGTGGTCGCGCTGATCATCGCGCTGGCGTCGTGGCTCACGACGTCCCGTGTGGTCAGGGCCGAGTTCATGTCGCTGCGCGAGAAGGAGTTCGTCGAAGCAGCCCGCGCCATGGGTGCGAGCAACTCGCGGATCATGTGGAAGCACATCCTGCCCAACGTGATCGGATCGGTGATCGTGCTCGGCACACTTCTGATCTCGGCCGCGATCCTGGTCGAAACGGCGCTCGCGTATCTGGGTATCGGTGGTGGTGAGATCTCGCTCGGCAAGCAGGTCTCCAACTACCAGACGGCGTTCAACACGCGGCCGTGGCTGTTCTGGTGGCCGGGACTGTTCATCGTGACGATCGCACTGTGCATCAACTTCATCGGTGACGGCCTGCGCGACGCGTTCGACCCCCGCCAGACGCGGGTCCGTCAATGA
- a CDS encoding ABC transporter ATP-binding protein, translating into MSADTGSDVSKSDEILLDVDDLNVTFPSEDGMVMAVRGVSYQVRRNEVFGIVGESGSGKSVSQMALMGLLPKTALITGTARYLGNDLIGVPDRQVRHHRGNDISMIFQDPMTSLNPVYTIGYQLGEIVRAHHRVTPKEAKMRAIDALQLVGIPQPKQRADSYPHEFSGGMRQRVMIAMAMMNDPDIIIADEPTTALDVTVQAQILETLMSVKDELGAAIILITHDLGVIAGAADRVAVMYGGRFVERGSVDEIFEIPRMPYTLGLLGSIPSLDQDEDELTPIPGTPPSLVNPPDGCPFEPRCTMAIDTCRKVEPDLEPTERPDHLAACHRWEDLVGLSDELKAFKRPAENQGAI; encoded by the coding sequence ATGAGCGCCGACACGGGCAGCGACGTGTCCAAGAGCGATGAGATCCTGCTCGACGTCGACGACCTGAACGTCACCTTCCCGTCCGAGGACGGCATGGTGATGGCGGTACGCGGTGTCAGCTACCAGGTGCGACGCAACGAGGTGTTCGGCATCGTCGGCGAGTCGGGTTCCGGCAAGTCGGTGTCGCAGATGGCGCTCATGGGTCTGCTGCCGAAGACGGCGTTGATCACCGGCACGGCCAGGTACCTGGGCAACGACCTGATCGGCGTGCCCGACCGCCAGGTCCGGCATCACCGCGGGAACGACATCTCGATGATCTTCCAGGATCCGATGACGTCGCTCAACCCGGTGTACACGATCGGCTACCAGCTCGGCGAGATCGTTCGTGCGCACCACCGGGTGACGCCGAAGGAAGCCAAGATGCGTGCGATCGACGCCTTGCAGCTCGTCGGAATCCCGCAGCCCAAGCAGCGGGCCGATTCGTACCCGCACGAGTTCTCGGGTGGCATGCGCCAGCGCGTCATGATCGCGATGGCGATGATGAACGATCCCGACATCATCATCGCCGACGAGCCGACTACTGCGCTCGACGTGACCGTGCAGGCGCAGATCCTCGAGACGTTGATGTCGGTCAAGGACGAGCTCGGCGCCGCGATCATCCTGATCACCCACGACCTCGGTGTGATCGCCGGCGCCGCCGATCGGGTCGCGGTCATGTACGGCGGGCGCTTCGTCGAACGTGGTTCGGTCGACGAGATCTTCGAGATCCCGCGCATGCCCTACACGCTCGGACTCCTCGGTTCGATCCCGTCGCTCGACCAGGACGAAGACGAACTGACACCGATCCCCGGCACGCCTCCGAGCCTCGTGAATCCGCCCGACGGTTGCCCGTTCGAGCCGCGTTGCACGATGGCGATCGACACGTGTCGCAAGGTCGAGCCCGACCTCGAACCGACCGAGCGGCCCGATCACCTGGCTGCGTGCCACCGGTGGGAAGACCTGGTCGGCCTGTCCGATGAGCTGAAGGCGTTCAAGCGTCCCGCCGAGAACCAGGGAGCGATCTGA
- a CDS encoding dipeptide ABC transporter ATP-binding protein, which translates to MALLEVRDLVKEFPVNSGGLIRRQVGKVHAVSGVSFDLDAGETLGLVGESGSGKSTTGRAILQLHEPTSGSVKYDGRELIGLDRRQLRDLRRDIQMVFQDPYASLNPKMPVNDIVAEPFVIHEDLSASERHEKVADLLKAVGLRPEHGNRYPHEFSGGQRQRIGIARSLALDPGFIVLDEPVSALDVSVQAGVINLLRRIQEERNIAYLFIAHDLSVVRHVSDRVAVMYLGKIVEIANRRDLYQKPTHPYTAALLSAVPVPSPSRERERNRIVLQGDVPSPVDPPSGCRFRTRCWRATDVCAEVEPPLVERFEGSFSACHHPLEPGEPIEVTAAHASA; encoded by the coding sequence ATGGCCCTCCTCGAAGTCCGTGACCTCGTCAAGGAGTTCCCGGTCAACAGTGGTGGCCTCATCCGACGTCAGGTCGGCAAGGTCCACGCGGTGTCCGGTGTGTCGTTCGACCTCGACGCAGGGGAGACGCTCGGTCTCGTCGGCGAGTCGGGTTCGGGCAAGAGCACCACGGGCCGAGCGATCCTGCAGCTCCACGAACCGACTTCCGGATCGGTCAAGTACGACGGCCGCGAGCTGATCGGCCTCGACCGTCGACAGCTCCGCGATCTGCGCAGAGACATCCAGATGGTGTTCCAGGACCCGTACGCATCGCTCAACCCGAAGATGCCGGTCAACGACATCGTCGCCGAGCCGTTCGTGATCCACGAGGATCTGAGCGCATCCGAGCGCCACGAGAAGGTCGCCGACCTGCTCAAGGCCGTCGGACTGCGCCCCGAGCACGGCAACCGCTACCCGCACGAGTTCTCCGGTGGCCAGCGTCAGCGCATCGGTATCGCCCGGTCGCTCGCTCTCGACCCCGGTTTCATCGTGCTCGACGAGCCGGTCTCCGCGCTCGACGTCAGCGTGCAGGCGGGGGTCATCAACCTGCTGCGCCGTATCCAGGAAGAGCGCAACATCGCGTACCTGTTCATCGCCCACGACCTGTCGGTGGTGCGCCACGTGTCCGACCGGGTGGCGGTGATGTATCTCGGCAAGATCGTCGAGATCGCCAACCGTCGCGACCTGTACCAGAAGCCGACCCACCCGTACACGGCCGCGCTGCTGTCGGCCGTGCCGGTGCCGTCGCCGAGCCGCGAGCGCGAACGCAACCGCATCGTGCTCCAGGGTGACGTGCCGTCGCCGGTAGATCCGCCCAGCGGGTGCCGGTTCCGGACCCGCTGCTGGCGAGCCACCGACGTCTGCGCCGAAGTGGAGCCGCCGCTCGTGGAACGTTTCGAGGGATCGTTCTCGGCGTGCCACCACCCGCTCGAGCCGGGTGAGCCGATCGAGGTCACGGCCGCTCACGCCTCCGCCTGA
- the secG gene encoding preprotein translocase subunit SecG translates to MRDVMLYIVLVINVVSMFALIAGILLHSGRGGGLSDMFGGGSGAALGSTAAERNLNRITFVLSLVWIFTLVALSFLFVRV, encoded by the coding sequence GTGCGTGACGTCATGCTGTACATCGTGTTGGTGATCAATGTGGTCTCCATGTTCGCCCTGATCGCCGGCATCCTGCTGCACAGTGGGCGTGGCGGTGGTTTGTCCGACATGTTCGGCGGCGGCAGCGGCGCGGCCCTCGGGTCGACCGCAGCGGAGCGCAACCTGAACCGCATCACCTTCGTGTTGTCGCTGGTGTGGATTTTCACGTTGGTTGCTCTGAGTTTCCTGTTCGTCCGGGTCTGA
- a CDS encoding YdeI/OmpD-associated family protein, which yields MDTDIDVDTYISRTEQWPDEITALRPILLASGLTEATKWGKPCYRHGGANIAIVQEMKHFLALMFFKGALLSDPAGVLHAQGPNSRSARRIQFTSVDDVERLAGVVAEYLDEAIAVEEAGLEVEPAPELELVDELQHRLDENPELKAAFESLTPGRQREYHLQISSAKQSATRERRIDKFVPKILAGKGFRDR from the coding sequence ATGGACACCGACATCGACGTCGACACGTACATCAGCCGCACCGAACAGTGGCCGGACGAGATCACGGCGTTGCGTCCGATCCTGCTCGCGAGCGGGTTGACCGAGGCAACCAAGTGGGGCAAGCCGTGTTACCGCCATGGTGGTGCGAACATCGCCATCGTGCAGGAGATGAAGCACTTCCTGGCCCTGATGTTCTTCAAGGGCGCATTGTTGAGCGATCCGGCCGGTGTTCTCCACGCGCAGGGTCCGAACTCGCGCTCGGCGCGTCGCATCCAGTTCACGTCCGTCGACGATGTGGAACGCCTGGCCGGCGTCGTCGCCGAGTACCTCGACGAGGCGATCGCAGTCGAGGAGGCCGGGCTCGAGGTCGAACCCGCCCCGGAACTCGAACTGGTCGACGAGTTGCAGCACCGGCTCGACGAGAACCCGGAGCTGAAGGCGGCGTTCGAATCGCTCACCCCGGGCCGACAGCGGGAGTACCACCTCCAGATCTCCTCGGCGAAGCAGTCGGCAACGCGTGAGCGCCGGATCGACAAGTTCGTCCCGAAGATCCTCGCCGGCAAGGGCTTCCGCGACCGCTGA